The DNA window aCATAATATCAACAGTAATTTTGAGAAATTCCATAAGAGAGCCAATTTCATCTCTTGCAGTCAGAAGTACGTCAAACTGTATTCGAATTCTTATGCCCATTTCTTAATTGCATTAATCAGGTTGCAGTCAAAATTCGGTTCTGAATATTCAATCTCTTATGTCAGTACGAAGACTTTTCAATGGCAACACAATAAAGAACTGagaacaaataatcaaaaattgGTCTCTGAATATTAGTTACCTTTGCTTTATAATTTTCTTTCCCTCAATTAGTATAACTCGATTAGTATATGTTACTCATATGTATATATGAATTTATCATGTTTAAACCATATACCTTCTCTTCTAATAACCAAGTTCAAACCATATATATCAACACCGATTGCTTTGATAAATGACTTCATCGAGCTTGCTGAGTTGACGCGCTTCATCAGTCTTCCAGTGCAAGTTCAGAACAAAATATcagatatacatacatacatacatacatacatacatacatacatatatatatatatatatatatatatatatgcatgcttaTAAAATCAACAATGACATTAGAAGAAAGTGGTTGTATTTATCACTATATCAATTAACCAAAACTataaaatgaaaacaaagaaagaaaaaaaaaacctaaaacatGCCATGGTTTTCTAGTCATAGCTAGTTCGATGTAGTAATGAACCAACTATTCATATCGTTATATCTTCTACAAACACCTAGCTAGATACAACTACTTTATGGGAAGTGTTGTTGTGTGTCTAGGATTTGCATGGACCTTAGTATTTATACTGGTTAAGGCATTAGGGTTTCCATCCACAAAGGAATCCCAAATCCCACTTCCTTAGCCTACCAGTTAGGTATCATAAATACATATTTATCAAGGATTCAATTGGCCTTATTTGGATTCCAAGACACACATTCATAAGGCTGATataaagagatcaaatcacaatctTAGCATTACTCTCTATTACTTCATTCCTATTACAGTGTAGACCATTTaaaggtttgtttatattggaTTAAATCCAACATATATTTCGTTTCTGTTAATAAATCGTATTGAATGTTATCAGATCTCTACGTATTAGAGAATTGATTTGATTAAGAATTGTCATTGCATTGTATATGAAAAGGGTATACGAAAAGCATAAATAAGCTTCCATTGAACACTTAACAAGAAGAATAGAAAAGATTGCTTCTggttttctttattctttcaaTAATTAACTGTGTTTACACGATTTTATAGACTGAGAAACCAACAAGTTTCTTCACAGAAACTGAAGATACATacgattttcctaaattcaatttACTACAAGGAGTACGCTAGCTACTAAGTACGTACTAATCATCAAAGCTCAAAGCTCAAAATCCTTATTGCAAAactttattatcaaattaactCGGATATTATCCTCGAAAACACATCGTCATCACCATCATACTGATCATTGCTTGATGAAAACCCACTCACGGGCCAAGAGGACTTGAATGCCATCAGATCATCAGGCGACACGAGATAATCACTCGGTAGCCAATGGTTGTCGTGGCTTGTCAGCGTATGATCACTTGTTGCCTTGAGAATCAGTTCTTCTTTAACTGATGATGAAGCAAAGGATGCGAAAAATGGGTGCTCTTGTTTGTTTGTCAAACAATTGGCGTTGTCAAAACTAATCAAAATTGAAGAATCTCTAAGATTTGTGCAATCCAAGACCAGGTCAGAAGTTTTGAAGTAGTCTCTGCACGTGTGGGTGCCATAATATGTGGTTCGTAACACTGACGGATGATCTTGAACTTGTTGAACATGCTTGGTTGCTTTGCACCCTTGGTCGAATTTGTAAGTGCATCTAAAGTAGTTCCTACATACACATAACATAACTATGGTCAACTTCATTTCTTGTAATTATTACCATTGTAACTATTGAAATTTGTTTCTATTTTACAAGGTAAAtcgtatatatgtatgtacctAGGATGCTTCGCATTGTGGATAACTTTTTGTCCGTACTTTCTCCATGCATGACCATCGTCAATCAAACCAGGAGTATCTCTAGTCCAAGAGTGTGTAGTCTTTctgcaaggaatcaacaagttGGAACTCTTTGttataacttttaaatcaataaattggGCAGAATTCCCAtgttttttttgataaaatgtaCGGTTAACGTTAACTGGTAATGCTGGCATTATGCTGCCATGGAAAGAAGGATAGGAATGGATATTTAGATCATTAAATACAAGGAATAACTGAAGCATCCAAATTTTGTTAGAATATAGCATAACATGAACATATAAGAGCACGTGGTAGTCTTCACTCTTTTGTCTCAATAGAAATTTCTATGCATTATTGAATAGAAAAATACAATTATATTCATCCACAGGAATCTAACAGTTGTTATGagaaaattaattataattctAGTTGTTCACACATCCACATAAATCTAACAACTGTTATGAACAAATTAATTATAGTTATTCTTATCACGGGTGGGTCATTAGTTCTCAAAGAGACTATTTAGTATTGTAGGTTTTATACATAAATGTTTGAAATTGAACAATCAGGTAATCATACATGGAAAGATCCTTTTActggaaaaaaaatcattttaaacaaTATGTTAATGCAGATGTTGATGATCATATTACCTAGGTAGTAATTAATTAGAGAAATATAACTAATTACCTTCTCTTGTAAGAACCTCTACCATCCTTGAAGGTTGAAGTGCTCTTACAACTGATCTCCTCCTCAGTATAATCTTCAGACTTAATAGCAGCTGCATGATCATGATTAGCATCCCAAGATGATAAatcagcaccaccaccactaacAACACTACCACCGTCACTAACACCACCCCCACTAACACCACTACTATTTCCTTGAATCTGATCAGACTCCTTCCCATTTAAAATCAAA is part of the Malus domestica chromosome 12, GDT2T_hap1 genome and encodes:
- the LOC114820032 gene encoding probable WRKY transcription factor 70; this encodes MEELIQGRELASQLSTFYDNRSVVNGDDEGSAEGFVNTLLILNGKESDQIQGNSSGVSGGGVSDGGSVVSGGGADLSSWDANHDHAAAIKSEDYTEEEISCKSTSTFKDGRGSYKRRKTTHSWTRDTPGLIDDGHAWRKYGQKVIHNAKHPRNYFRCTYKFDQGCKATKHVQQVQDHPSVLRTTYYGTHTCRDYFKTSDLVLDCTNLRDSSILISFDNANCLTNKQEHPFFASFASSSVKEELILKATSDHTLTSHDNHWLPSDYLVSPDDLMAFKSSWPVSGFSSSNDQYDGDDDVFSRIISELI